The genomic stretch CCGGTCGAAACGTTATGAGTCATCATGTTCTGGTCGTCGATGACAGTCCTTCCCAGCGCGAGATGATTGCAACCTTACTCAGAACGATTGGAATGCAAGTAACGGTTGCAGGCAATGGTGAAGAAGCCTTGGAATGTCTGAAATCCTTGCACCCGGACTTGGTGATTACGGATGTCGTCATGCCGAAAATGAACGGTTACGAGTTTTGTCGTAACTTAAAGAAAAATCCAGCGACCGAAAGCATTCCCGTCTTAATGTGTACGAGTAAAGGCGAAGAATTCGATCGCTACTGGGGTATGAAACAAGGAGCCGATGCCTATATCGCAAAGCCTTTTAAACCCAACGATCTCAATCAAGCCATCCAAAAATTATTGGCAGCCCCCTAGAATTTACGCCATTCTGGGGCTGCTGGACTCTGTATAATGCGTAATGCGTTATGCGTAATGCGTAATTCGTAATTCGTAATTCGTAATTCACCCCGTCACCCCATCACCCCGTCACCTCGTCACCCCGTCACCTCGTCACCCCATCACCCCGTCACCCCGTCACCTCGTCACCCCATCACCCCATCCCCTCGTCACCCCATCACCCCGTCCCCTCGTCACCCCGTCCCCTCGTCACCCCCTCACCCCCTCACCCCCTCACCCCGTCCTCCTCCTTCTTAATGTCTTTTTTAGGGAATCTTTACGGAGATCGGGCTACCCTGAAGGGTGAATTCAACCTCGCCTGGAAGTTAATCTGAAACTAAGGACATATATATGACCAAACGAACCTTTGGCGTAATCGGCTTAGCCGTGATGGGAGAAAACCTCGCCCTCAACGTAGAAAGTCGGGGTTTCCCTATCGCTGTCTACAACCGCACGACGACAGTAACGGAAGAATTCATGGCGACGCGGGCGAAAGGGAAGGATATCAAAGCTGCTTCCACCCTCGAGGAATTCGTACAAATTCTCGAACGTCCCCGCAAAATTCTGATTATGGTGAAAGCGGGTATCCCCGTTGATGCAGTCATCGACCAGTTAAAGCCCCTGCTCGAGGAAGGCGATACGATGATTGATGGCGGTAACTCTCTCTACGAAGACACCGAACGACGCACCCGCGAAATCGAATTAACCGGACTCGGTTTTGTTGGAATGGGCGTAAGCGGCGGCGAAGAAGGCGCGCTCAAGGGGCCGAGTTTGATGCCGGGAGGGACGCAAGCTTCTTACAATGACCTAGAACCGATTCTCACTAAAATTTCTGCCCAAGTCGATGATGGTCCCTGCGTTACTTACATCGGTCCGGGAGGCGCGGGACATTATGTGAAAATGGTTCACAACGGCATTGAGTACGGCGATATGCAGTTGATTGCCGAAGCTTACGATATTCTCAAAAAT from Oscillatoria sp. FACHB-1406 encodes the following:
- a CDS encoding response regulator, which produces MSHHVLVVDDSPSQREMIATLLRTIGMQVTVAGNGEEALECLKSLHPDLVITDVVMPKMNGYEFCRNLKKNPATESIPVLMCTSKGEEFDRYWGMKQGADAYIAKPFKPNDLNQAIQKLLAAP